The Candidatus Liberibacter solanacearum CLso-ZC1 genomic interval TGAGGGGGAGAAAGATATTTTGTCCATAATCCCGCCCATACACCGCCACCAGGAATGTGAGACAACCAACTAGGCTTGGGAATACCTTTCTCGTTAACTAAGGCCACATACGATGCTAAATTTTTGATCTCTAATGTTGTGTAATAAGAAAAAAATAAGAGTGGAATAATGAACAACAAAATAACCGTTAGAGTGGCAATAGTTGCCTCAAGAGTAAAAGACTTTTCTTCTTTTGAAATAAACAAACTGTATATTGGCCAACTTGCAAAACCGATAATAAGGGCAGTGAGAACTGGAGCAAAAAATCCTTTGAGAAAATAAATACATGCTAAGACTATAAAGATGATAGTCCAACGCATTATTCTTTGAGGATTTAATATTATTTCTCTCATGGATTTATACCTTTATCGATCGTATTTAAGATTGGAAGATCACCATTTTTATGTCACAAGGGATATTTAAGAAACGGCATTATAATTTATAAGATACTGAAAATATAATCCAGAATTTTTTTATTCTATCCATTACTTATTGCAATTACAAACCTATCTTAATCTACAAAAGTTGCTCTTTCTTGAATAAATTTAAAACGTTCATCTGCCTTAGTTCCCATTAATTTATGAATTGAATCTTTTGTTTTTTCAAAAGATTCTTGATCGCTACATAATTCCACACGGAGAAGAGTACGTTTTGTAGCATCCATCGCTGTCTCTTTCAATTGTGATGCTAACATTTCCCCTAATCCTTTAAAGCGATTGATTTCTATTTTCCCTCTTCCTTTTTCTCTAAAGTCTTTTAGAATTTCTTGTTTGTGTTCTTCATCACGTGCATATATTGATCTTGAGCCTTGGGTTATTCTAAAAAGAGGGGGGGAGACCAAAAAAAGATGTTTCTGTTCAATCAGCCCATACATTTCTTGGTAGAAAAAAGTTAGGAGAAGAGAGGCTATGTGGGCGCCATCAACATCAGCATCAGTCATAATAATCACTTTCTCGTATCGAAGATCTTCTTCTCGATATTGTGATCTTGTACGACATCCTAATGCTTGGATAAGATCTGATATTTGTTGACTAGTCCGAATCTTTTCTAATCCCGCACTTGCAACGTTCAGAATTTTGCCACGCAAGGGAAGTATTGCTTGGTTATTGCGATTCCTTGCTTGTTTTGCTGATCCCCCGGCTGAATCTCCTTCTACAATAAAGAGTTCTGTTCCTTTAGCCATATTTTGCGAACAATCCGCTAATTTGCCCGGAAGGCGGAGTTTCCGCATAGCTGTTTTGCGATTGACTTCTTTTTGTTTACGTCTCCTCAGACGTTCTTCAGAGCGTTCAATTACCCATTCTAATAATTTTGTCGTTTCAACTGGATTTTTAACCAAGTAATGATCAAAAGGGTCGCGCAGGGCGTTTTCTACAATACGCTGGGCATCAAATGATACTAACTTTGTTTTAGTTTGTCCTGCAAATTCAGGTTCAGGAATAAAGACAGATAAAATGCCGACAGCAGAAATCATGATGTCATCGCTTGTAATGAGAGCAGCTCTTTTATTCTGAGTGAGCTCGGCATATTTTCTTATTCCTCGGGTAAGGGCGACACGGAGTCCTGATTCGTGAGATCCCCCTTCGTCGGTAAGAATCGTATTGCAATAAGAGGTTATTTCAGGATCTTCTTCACACCAAGCAATTGCCCATTCTATAGATCCAGGATTGGATCCTTTTCTTTCTGTTTTTCCAGTAAAAATTTCAGATGAAATTAGAGAGCGATTTTTTAATCTTGTCTGTAGGTATGTTTTTAAGCCACCAGGGAAATAAAATTCTGTTTTTTCTGGAATATTGTATTTTTCTGCAATTTGTTTGTCGCAAGACCAATATGTTTTGACACGTCCAGATAAATAAGCCTTGGATTTTGTTATTTTCACAAGACGGCTAGCGTTAAAACTAGCATTTTCTCCAAAAATTTTTGGATCAGGGCGAAATTTTATGCTAGTGCCTCGTTTATTGCGTACTTTCCCAATTTTCTCTAGAGGACCTAAAGGAATGCCTCGAGAAAATCTTTGTGAAAATACGGTATTCTGTCTCATGACAGTTACCTCTAATTCATCTGATAAGGCATTGACTACTGATATTCCTACACCATGTAATCCACCTGATATTTCATAGGTAGAGCTATCAAATTTTCCTCCAGCGTGCAATTTTGTCATGATAATTTCAAGGGTTGATTTATCTGGAAATTTTGGATGATTATCTACAGGAATACCGCGACCATTATCGACGACGGTCAAAAAGCCGTTATTATCTAGTGATACTTCGATAAGATCAGCGTGACCAGCAATGACTTCATCCATTGCATTATCAATAACTTCGGAAAAAAGATGATGTAACGCCTTTTCATCTGTCCCGCCAATATACATTCCCGGTCTCATGCGTACCGGCTCTAATCCTTCTAAAATACGAATTGAAGAAGCGTCATAGTTGTCGGAGACAGTATGATTTTTATGTATATTGGTGCTATCTAATTTATCCGAATCTTCGAACTTTTTAGATGACTCTTTATTTTGAGGTGGTAACGTCGAGAAAAGATCAATACTATCGTCCATCATATCATTTCAGCGTGATCATTGAGGTTATTAATCATAGTGTTTTTTTAAACACTGATTATTGATAACTAAGGAAATAAAAAATTTATATCATCAGTGTATATCATAAATATTTTACAATAACAGTGCAAAATATCTCAATTTTTGGTAAAATAAATGTTAATGTTATAAATTTGGAATGAAAGATTGTTCGTGAATGGTTTTGTGATATGTAAAAATCTCTCCTTAGAACGTGAAAGTTTTATAACTTAAATACGTTTTTTCTATTGGAGAATTGATGTTGGATAGACAAGTTAATTTGTTGAGTATAACAATCGTAAGAATCCGTTTAAAATAAGATGAATTGATGAGCGTAGGATACATTAAGTTACTCCTCATCTTTAAACATAAAATATCATAATAAAAAATATTGTGTATGTTATGGAAAAACAATCGAACTATCCATAGTATGAAGTAGAAACATCGTAGTAAATAAATTTTTGTGAAACAAACGCTATGTGTATTAATCAAGCAAAAGTATTATTCTGCAAATATTTTTATATTCAATAGGGTGAATTGTGAATTCAGGATTATTTATAAGCTTTGAAGGAATTGAAGGGGTAGGGAAAACAACGCATATTTCGCACCTAGCAGGATTTCTGAAAAAAAATAATTATGATGTGCAGATTACGCGTGAACCGGGAGGAACTCCTGTAGCAGAGGCTGCTCGGCATGTGTTGTTGACGGGTGGGGTTGATGAATTTGGTGCTTATGCGGAATCTATTTTATTTTCTTCTATCCGTTTGGATCATGTAGAAAATGTTATTCGCCCCGCATTGATAGAAGGTAAAATTTTGCTTTGTGATCGTTTTTTAGATTCGTCCTATGCTTATCAAGGTGAGAAAGATGATTTTAAGAAAACTTTTTTAGATTCTCTGCAACAAGTCTCTACTCAAGGTATCGTTCCAGATTGTACAATTATTTTAGATCTTCCTGTAGATGTCGGGCTACAACGTATTCGGCATCGATATTCTTTGAAAAAAAATTCAAGTTTAGATTATTTCGAACGAAAAGATTGGATTGTTCATGAAAAAAGGCGTAGGATATTTTTAGATATTGCACGCGATCAACCAGAGCGTTGTCGTATTGTTGATGCGACCCATCCTTTTCAAGATGTTGCGGCTCATATTTTGAATATTGTTTGGGAATTGATGCAGAAACGTTCTTTCCCTCGCCCTCCAAAGGGAGATAGAAGTCGATGATAGATGGTATACTTGATCCCATCTACAATAGGAAGTTGTTTGGTCATGAAGAAATAGAAGAATTCTTGTCACAGTATTATTCTTCTGGCAAGATGCACCATGCCTTTCTTTTTGAAGGAGAAGAAGGAATTGGTAAGGCTACTTTAGGATTTCATTATGCGCGTCATGTTTTGCAAAATCCTGACTTTAGAAATGCTCCTTCTCAGATGTGTAGCCCCGATCCCAATTCACCCTTTGTTAAACAGATGGCTTCTCGCGCATTGCATAATTTTTTGTATTTATCATATCCATTAAATGTAAAGACGGGAAAATTACGTACAGTTATTACTGTTGATGAAATTCGGCGTATTCGGCATTTTTTATCTCTTACCGCCGATAAAGGCTATTGGCGCGTTATTATAATTGATCCTGTGGATGGAATGAACAATAATGCTGCCAATGCCCTGCTAAAATCTTTGGAAGAACCTCCTAAAAAAGTTGTTTTTATCCTTATATCACATGCTTCTCGCGTTATTTTACCAACAATACGCTCACGTTGTTTGTCGGTAAAGTTTAAGACTCTTTCTGAAAAAAATTTGTATAAAGCTCTTGAGAACTTAAAGATTGTAGATCTACACTCAAAAATAGATCTTATAAACATTGCATCTTATGGTAGTGTTTCTAGGGCAATAAAGATTTTAAACTATGGTTGTGATAAAATCATTGCTTCTTACATTGATCTAATGCATGCGCAAGAGGAAAAGTCTTTGTTGTACAAAATGCAACAAATTTCTGATGAATTGTCGCCTCAAGATAAAAAGATAGCTTTTGATTTTTTTGTAGAATTTATTATGAAAGAGATGTTTAAAGGAGCTAAGGAAGCGGCTTTATCCGGTAAACTTGAAGAGGCAGATCAAATTGTGCAAATTTATTCTTCTGTTAAGAAAAAAGTTGATTCTTTTTATATTTATAATTTAGATCGTAGACAGATTATTTTCTATCTCCTTGAAAAAGCAAGGGATTGTAATATTATATATGAGCGTATTTTTTATGCTATTTGAGTAATATGCTATTTTATGTTAGCTTAGGTTTTTAAAGATGGTGTAGTTCAATTAGGGGTATAAAAGTTGACAAAAGGGCGTGAAAAATTTTATATCAGTACAGCTATTGCCTATCCAAATGCTAAACCACATATTGGACACGCTTATGAAATGATTATAGCAGATGTTTTGGCACGTTTTCATCGTTTAGATGGTTTAGATGTCTTGTTTACGACAGGAACCGATGAATATGGACAAAAAATTGCCAAATCAGCGCAAAATGCTGGTATAGAAACAAAAATTTTTGTTGATCAAAATAGTGCTGATTTTCGCCAAATGGCTGATGTTTTCGGTATTTCGTACGATGATTTTATTCGCACAACGGAAAAGCGTCATCATGATACTTGCAGGATATTATGGCAAAAAATATTAGATAAAGGAGATATATATAAGGGGTTTTATTCAGGATGGTATTCGTTGCGTGATGAGATGTATTGTGGCGATGATGAAGTTTATAAAGGAGAAGATGGTCAGCACTATAATGCTCAGAAAAATCCTGTTCAATGGATGGAAGAAGAGGGTTATTTTTTCCGTTTATCTGCTTATCAGGACAAGTTGCTTGCTTATTATGATTCTCATCCAGAATTTATTTTACCCTTAGAAAGACGCAATGAGATTGTTTCCTTCGTAAAATCAGGGCTTAAAGACCTTTCTATTTCTCGAAAAACTTTTGATTGGGGAATAAAAATTCCTAACGATCCTCAGTACATTATGTATGTTTGGATTGATGCTTTGACTAATTATCTGACGGCAACGGGGCTTTTGCCTCATCCAAATGGAGAAAAGGCAAAGTTTTGGCCTGCTGATTTGCATGTTATAGGAAAGGATATTGTGCGATTTCATGCAGTTTATTGGCCTGCTTTTCTATTGTCTGCAAATTTACCTCTGCCAAAAACAATTTTTTCACATGGGTTTATTCTCAACAAGGGAGAAAAGATATCGAAATCATTAGGTAATGTGATTGATCCTATGGAAGTAATAAAGGAAATAGGAGTTGATGCCTTACGTTACTTTCTCATACGGGACATTGCTTGTGGAAAAGATGGTTTCTATGATATCAATACTGTAAAAAACCGTGTTAATGCTGATCTTGCTAATGGTATCGGTAATTTGGTTAGTCGTTCCATTTCTATGATTGTGAAAAACTATGGCGGAGTCATGCCAAATCCTGGTGTATTTGTTGAGTTTGATAAAGAGATTTTATATGCTTGTTCCCAAAATATTCAGGAGATTCGTGAACATATGGACGGTCAATTAATTCATAGAGCAGTGGCGCAAGTCATATCTATTGTATCGGAAGTAGATCGGTATTTTGCAACACAGAAGCCATGGGATTTGGTGAAAACAGATCGTGATCGTGCAGCTACTGTTTTATATGTTACAGTAGATGTCGTGCGCCAACTAGCTATTCTGTTGCAACCTTTTGTTCCTGGTATGGCAAATAAGATTTTTGATATTTTGTCTATTGCGGATGAAAATCGTTCTTTTGCGCATTTAGATCAAAGATTAAAGGTAGGATTGGTGATAGATAAAGACTTTATGCCACTCTTCCCTCGTTTCTTGTAGTGGTTTCATGATGTTGATAGATACACATTGCCATTTGGCTTTGCCTGACTTTGATGGAGATCGTCATGATGTTATCATGCGATCTCATAAGGCAGGTGTTCTGAAAATGATTGCTATTGCGATCAAGGTAAAGGATTTTGTCCCTCTAATTACGCTGTGTCAAGATTACCCTTCTTCGGTTTTTTGTTCAATCGGAACTCATCCGTGTCATGCTCATGAAGAGCTTGAGGTATTGGTTGATGAATTAGTATGTTTGGCTTCGCATCCGAGGGTCGTTGCTATTGGTGAGACGGGTCTAGATCGTTATCATAACGCTGATACAATAGAAGATCAGAAAACCGTTTTTTTGCGTCATATAGAAGCGGCTCGTATAACGGGTATTCCCTTAGTAATACATAGCCGTTCTGCAGATGAAGATATGATTGCCTTGTTACAAGAACAAATAAAAAAAGGACCTTTTTCCTTTGTTATTCACTGTTTTTCATCTAGTCAGAAATTAGCAGATATTTGTTTGGAATTAGGAGGATATATATCTTTTTCAGGTATGATCACCTTTCCTAAGTATGATGGTTTGAGGGTTATTGCACAAAGCATTCCAATGGATCGATTGCTTGTTGAAACAGATTCCCCTTATATTGTTCCTGTTCCGTGTTCGGGAAGGCGTAATGAGCCGTCTTATGTTGTTAATACGGCTAAGGTTCTTGCTAGGGAGAAGGGTATTTCTTACGAAGAGTTAATGGAAAAAACAACTGAGAATGCTTTTAGGTTGTTTTCAAAAATGTCTAAGTGTGTTTTTTGATGAAAGATTTTTATTATTTTACTATTTTAGGATGCTCTGCTTCGCCAGGTGTTCCTCGCATTACGGGTGATTGGGGTCTTTGTGATCCTAAAAATCCTAAAAATCGTCGTACTCGTTCATCTTTAAAGGTTTCTAGAGTGTCGGAACGAGGTGGTGATACAACTGTAATCATTGATACTGGGCCTGATTTTTATATGCAGATGTTGCGGGAAAAGGTTCTTTCTATTGATGCAGTGTTATATACTCATGAACACGCAGATCATGTCCACGGAATAGACGGACTCAGGGGATATTTTCTTCAGCAGAAACATCCTATAGATGTTTATGCTGCTCCGGATTGTATGGAAAACCTCGTTAATTCTTTTGGATATTGTTTTAAGGCTCCTGAAGGGAGTTCTTATTTACCTATTGCTAATCCTCGCATTATAGAAAAGGATGTTCCTATAAGTGTAAAAGGTGCTGGGGGAGTCATTGAGGCTATTCCTATATTGCAACGACATGGAAAGATTTCTTCGTTAGGTTTTCGTTTTAGTAATGTTGCTTATTGTACGGATGTCAATTCATTTCCAGATGAAAGCTTGGAGAAATTGCAAAACTTAGACTTTTTAATTATTGATGCTCTCAGAAATGGTTTGCATGGTAGTCATTTTTCTTTATCCGAGTCCTTGAAAAAAATTGATCTTATTAATCCTAAGAATGCCATTTTAACGCATATGCATGTTGATTTAGATTATGATAAGGTATTCAGAAGTACTCCTTCGCGTGTTGTTCCTGCTTTTGATGGTATGCATTTTAAATCTCTTATATAGATTACATATTTTTTTGCTGTATATGAAAGAAATTCATTTAAAGAACACAATCAATAATCAAAAATAAAATTTATTAAAAAGAAGATCAATCATAGGGTATGAAAATAAAATATTATTGAGAAGATCTATAGAATGACTATATTCTTATCTTAATCTTATATTTTTTTGTGTTGCTAAGGTATGTGATTCATAATATCAATTGTATTTATCAATTAATGCTTGCTATTGAATATTCAATCTATCTTTTATAATCAAAGTATACTCAAATCTTTATTTGTTAAATTTTGCTTTACATTTTTTCAATATTCTATTGTCTATTTTATAGTTTGCTATACCTTTGATATCAACTTTTTTCGAGATATCTGATTTGATTAAGTCATCCATTTCTATGCCAAGTAGTAAGAATGATGTTTTATTTTACTCCAAAGGAAAAAATGGACTCATTGGAAGAATGGGACAAGGTAGTGACCATAGAAGAAACGTATTAGCCAGATTTACCATAGAATAATAACTGTCCAATCATTGATCTTGTCAAAGTAAAACTAGTATATATCTGATGCAGAAGCAATCGATTGAATATGATAAGACGAAGCTTGAGTTGGCACGGGGCTCTACTCAGCTAGATCTTGCAGATATCAAATACGCAATTGAAGAGCTTAAAGTTGATCAGCCAATCAGATTAGCAAGAATAAAAGCTCAAAAGTTCAAGAGTGGTATCAAATGGATTGATGGCTTTAATGCCTTAATCCGTCCTCTCACAACCTTTTTTTGGATCATTATTTATCCGTTATTGGTCTGGGGGATTGTGTGTGTAAAAGAGGGCGTCTTTGATAGAAGCCCCCTTTCGATCTTAAGCCCATTTGAACAAGATATTATCGCTTGTATCCTTGGTTTTTGGTACACTGATAAAATCGTTCAGAAGAAGCGGAGTTAGTTAGAGTTATTCACTTGTTGTATTCCAGCTATTTCAGATGATTTATCATCATTTTCTGCGTTAGGTGCTTCAGTTGGTTTATCTTCTTTAGTTTCGGTAACTTCTTTATCTTTTTGATCTTCTTTATTTGGTGTAGCTACTTCTTTAGCTAATTTAGCTACTTTATCTGCCGATTCTTTTGCTTTAGGTTTCGTATTATTACAACCACCTAAGGAAACGGCTGTTGATAGAATTGCAACTGTAGAAATTAAACTTAGCTTTTTCATATTCATGTTGTCCTCCATATATACGCAACATCACCGTTCGTATTTTAATTTTATTTAATGCAAATTAATATCAACTAACACCTATAAATTGCGTGATTCAATATCATGATACAACTTTTAATTGATTTAATAAAAAGATTTGAAGGGCTTCGCCAACAGCCTACCGTTGTCCTGCTGGTATTTGGACTATCGGTTATGGCCATACTGGAAATGATGTTTTTGAGGAC includes:
- the parE gene encoding DNA topoisomerase IV subunit B, with product MDDSIDLFSTLPPQNKESSKKFEDSDKLDSTNIHKNHTVSDNYDASSIRILEGLEPVRMRPGMYIGGTDEKALHHLFSEVIDNAMDEVIAGHADLIEVSLDNNGFLTVVDNGRGIPVDNHPKFPDKSTLEIIMTKLHAGGKFDSSTYEISGGLHGVGISVVNALSDELEVTVMRQNTVFSQRFSRGIPLGPLEKIGKVRNKRGTSIKFRPDPKIFGENASFNASRLVKITKSKAYLSGRVKTYWSCDKQIAEKYNIPEKTEFYFPGGLKTYLQTRLKNRSLISSEIFTGKTERKGSNPGSIEWAIAWCEEDPEITSYCNTILTDEGGSHESGLRVALTRGIRKYAELTQNKRAALITSDDIMISAVGILSVFIPEPEFAGQTKTKLVSFDAQRIVENALRDPFDHYLVKNPVETTKLLEWVIERSEERLRRRKQKEVNRKTAMRKLRLPGKLADCSQNMAKGTELFIVEGDSAGGSAKQARNRNNQAILPLRGKILNVASAGLEKIRTSQQISDLIQALGCRTRSQYREEDLRYEKVIIMTDADVDGAHIASLLLTFFYQEMYGLIEQKHLFLVSPPLFRITQGSRSIYARDEEHKQEILKDFREKGRGKIEINRFKGLGEMLASQLKETAMDATKRTLLRVELCSDQESFEKTKDSIHKLMGTKADERFKFIQERATFVD
- the tmk gene encoding dTMP kinase, which codes for MNSGLFISFEGIEGVGKTTHISHLAGFLKKNNYDVQITREPGGTPVAEAARHVLLTGGVDEFGAYAESILFSSIRLDHVENVIRPALIEGKILLCDRFLDSSYAYQGEKDDFKKTFLDSLQQVSTQGIVPDCTIILDLPVDVGLQRIRHRYSLKKNSSLDYFERKDWIVHEKRRRIFLDIARDQPERCRIVDATHPFQDVAAHILNIVWELMQKRSFPRPPKGDRSR
- a CDS encoding DNA polymerase III subunit delta'; translation: MIDGILDPIYNRKLFGHEEIEEFLSQYYSSGKMHHAFLFEGEEGIGKATLGFHYARHVLQNPDFRNAPSQMCSPDPNSPFVKQMASRALHNFLYLSYPLNVKTGKLRTVITVDEIRRIRHFLSLTADKGYWRVIIIDPVDGMNNNAANALLKSLEEPPKKVVFILISHASRVILPTIRSRCLSVKFKTLSEKNLYKALENLKIVDLHSKIDLINIASYGSVSRAIKILNYGCDKIIASYIDLMHAQEEKSLLYKMQQISDELSPQDKKIAFDFFVEFIMKEMFKGAKEAALSGKLEEADQIVQIYSSVKKKVDSFYIYNLDRRQIIFYLLEKARDCNIIYERIFYAI
- the metG gene encoding methionine--tRNA ligase; translated protein: MTKGREKFYISTAIAYPNAKPHIGHAYEMIIADVLARFHRLDGLDVLFTTGTDEYGQKIAKSAQNAGIETKIFVDQNSADFRQMADVFGISYDDFIRTTEKRHHDTCRILWQKILDKGDIYKGFYSGWYSLRDEMYCGDDEVYKGEDGQHYNAQKNPVQWMEEEGYFFRLSAYQDKLLAYYDSHPEFILPLERRNEIVSFVKSGLKDLSISRKTFDWGIKIPNDPQYIMYVWIDALTNYLTATGLLPHPNGEKAKFWPADLHVIGKDIVRFHAVYWPAFLLSANLPLPKTIFSHGFILNKGEKISKSLGNVIDPMEVIKEIGVDALRYFLIRDIACGKDGFYDINTVKNRVNADLANGIGNLVSRSISMIVKNYGGVMPNPGVFVEFDKEILYACSQNIQEIREHMDGQLIHRAVAQVISIVSEVDRYFATQKPWDLVKTDRDRAATVLYVTVDVVRQLAILLQPFVPGMANKIFDILSIADENRSFAHLDQRLKVGLVIDKDFMPLFPRFL
- a CDS encoding TatD family hydrolase; the encoded protein is MLIDTHCHLALPDFDGDRHDVIMRSHKAGVLKMIAIAIKVKDFVPLITLCQDYPSSVFCSIGTHPCHAHEELEVLVDELVCLASHPRVVAIGETGLDRYHNADTIEDQKTVFLRHIEAARITGIPLVIHSRSADEDMIALLQEQIKKGPFSFVIHCFSSSQKLADICLELGGYISFSGMITFPKYDGLRVIAQSIPMDRLLVETDSPYIVPVPCSGRRNEPSYVVNTAKVLAREKGISYEELMEKTTENAFRLFSKMSKCVF
- a CDS encoding MBL fold metallo-hydrolase: MKDFYYFTILGCSASPGVPRITGDWGLCDPKNPKNRRTRSSLKVSRVSERGGDTTVIIDTGPDFYMQMLREKVLSIDAVLYTHEHADHVHGIDGLRGYFLQQKHPIDVYAAPDCMENLVNSFGYCFKAPEGSSYLPIANPRIIEKDVPISVKGAGGVIEAIPILQRHGKISSLGFRFSNVAYCTDVNSFPDESLEKLQNLDFLIIDALRNGLHGSHFSLSESLKKIDLINPKNAILTHMHVDLDYDKVFRSTPSRVVPAFDGMHFKSLI
- a CDS encoding small effector proten, translating into MNMKKLSLISTVAILSTAVSLGGCNNTKPKAKESADKVAKLAKEVATPNKEDQKDKEVTETKEDKPTEAPNAENDDKSSEIAGIQQVNNSN